The Aspergillus flavus chromosome 2, complete sequence region GGGTATCCTCCATGAATATGTACACAAACCCATCCAGTATTCAGCCCAGACGAAACCGAACGCACTAACAAAAGACACAGGCCCCGAGATTAACGGCCTTCGAATTTAACCCTGGCCCCAAAAAGCAACACAGCCTCCTCTTTGTCGGCGGCCTCACCGACGGACTCTTAACCGTCCCCTACGTCTCCGCACTCGCAAAAGCCTTCGAATCCACCGAATGGACCGTCTTCAATGtacttctctcctcctcttaCCTCGGCTGGGGCGTTGAAAGTCTCGATAAAGACGTCACCGAGCTCGCGCAGTGTGTGAACTTCGTCCGGGGCCTGAAACCCCAGGGCAAGGTCGTTCTCATGGGCCATTCAACCGGTAGCCAGGACGTCCTGCATTATCTGCACTCGCCGAATCCGCTTCCCGGACAGGAGAATTCTCGGCCGGTGTTGGATGGGGCTATCATGCAGGCTCCCGTGTCGGATCGGGAGCATATCTTGCATTTGGCGCACTCGAATCAGGAGGTTCGCGGGGCGTATGAGCAGTTGGTGAATTTCGCGAGAATGCAAGCGCCACAGTCGCTGCTGCCGCTGAATCTTACCGCGGTGGTCGGATGGCCGGATAATACAGGGATTAGCTGTCGGAGATTTTTGAGTCTCGCGAGCCCAGAGAGTCCAGAGAAGCCTGCGGAGGATGATTTGTTTAGCTCCGATCTGAAGGACCAGAGGTTGAAGGAGACGTTTGGAGCTATTGCGAAGCGGGGCTTGGTGAAGGGGAGGTTGGCGGCGTTATATTCTGGGAATGATGAGTATGCCCTGCCATCGGTGGACAAAGAGGCACTTCTGCGGAGGTGGAAGGAGGCGACG contains the following coding sequences:
- a CDS encoding uncharacterized protein (of unknown function-domain containing protein) encodes the protein MSQSHSGILHEYAPRLTAFEFNPGPKKQHSLLFVGGLTDGLLTVPYVSALAKAFESTEWTVFNVLLSSSYLGWGVESLDKDVTELAQCVNFVRGLKPQGKVVLMGHSTGSQDVLHYLHSPNPLPGQENSRPVLDGAIMQAPVSDREHILHLAHSNQEVRGAYEQLVNFARMQAPQSLLPLNLTAVVGWPDNTGISCRRFLSLASPESPEKPAEDDLFSSDLKDQRLKETFGAIAKRGLVKGRLAALYSGNDEYALPSVDKEALLRRWKEATNAGGVEKWSEYSGVIPGATHNVKDEGQDWLVERVLQYLNSV